A section of the Candidatus Obscuribacterales bacterium genome encodes:
- a CDS encoding cobyric acid synthase, translating to MKSIAILGTSSNAGKSWVTTALGAWLWRQGVRVAPFKAQNMSNNSYVTLEGGEIGRAQAVQAIACGLRPVAEMNPILLKPCGNSVSQLVLLGQPKTHIRAADYYQHIETLWETVCQTLEGWRSRCDVLLLEGAGSPVELNLMHRDLVNLRPIAYLEGRWLLVGDIERGGIFAQMVGTYGLMPSDRQKQGLGIIVNKFRGDLSLFSTAGDYFTQHLPSLPYLGTLPYQTDLQPESEDSLCQEAEEKGSGAVLGWIRFPSTSNSQDSQPWQLDRGVQVRWIMTVEALQTAQVIILPGSKNTLRDLQWLRETGLAAAICEAAHRGVPIVGICGGYQMLCQSLSDPSGVAGDAGTVAGLGLLPAVTTFAETKSLQQVEALWQGDRWTAYEIHMGQTQAIAPVESLLTLQSAGQIIPEGMRQGKVWGTYVHGLFESAVLRQSLIQQSSIRGYMPSPLSWQDHQRQLYDRMADLLDKHLDLEPIRRYLAL from the coding sequence CTTGGCTATGGCGGCAGGGGGTGCGGGTAGCTCCCTTCAAGGCGCAGAATATGTCGAACAACTCCTATGTCACCTTAGAGGGAGGCGAAATCGGTCGGGCCCAAGCAGTGCAGGCGATCGCCTGTGGACTGCGGCCGGTGGCGGAGATGAATCCGATTCTGCTGAAGCCCTGTGGCAATAGCGTGTCTCAGTTGGTGCTGCTGGGACAGCCCAAAACCCATATCCGCGCTGCTGACTATTATCAGCATATTGAGACGCTTTGGGAAACGGTATGTCAGACGTTAGAAGGATGGCGATCGCGTTGTGATGTGCTGCTCCTAGAAGGCGCGGGCAGTCCGGTGGAGCTAAATCTCATGCACCGAGATTTGGTGAATCTACGTCCCATTGCTTACCTGGAGGGGCGGTGGTTATTGGTGGGGGACATTGAACGGGGCGGTATTTTTGCCCAGATGGTGGGAACCTATGGGTTAATGCCGAGCGATCGCCAAAAGCAGGGACTAGGCATAATCGTGAATAAATTTCGAGGAGATCTGAGTTTATTTAGCACGGCGGGAGACTATTTTACGCAGCACCTCCCTAGTTTACCCTATCTAGGAACATTACCCTATCAAACAGATCTTCAGCCAGAAAGTGAAGATAGCCTTTGCCAGGAAGCGGAGGAAAAGGGCAGTGGTGCAGTACTGGGCTGGATTCGCTTTCCCTCGACGTCGAACTCTCAGGATAGTCAGCCATGGCAATTAGACCGTGGCGTGCAGGTGCGCTGGATCATGACGGTGGAAGCGCTGCAAACGGCTCAGGTGATTATTTTACCCGGAAGTAAGAATACGCTGCGAGATTTGCAATGGTTGCGAGAGACGGGGCTGGCAGCAGCAATCTGTGAGGCGGCCCATCGGGGGGTGCCAATTGTGGGCATCTGTGGCGGTTATCAAATGCTCTGCCAGTCTCTAAGTGATCCTTCGGGTGTAGCGGGGGATGCGGGGACGGTGGCGGGGCTGGGTCTGTTGCCAGCGGTGACCACCTTTGCGGAAACGAAATCGCTGCAGCAGGTCGAGGCGCTCTGGCAGGGCGATCGCTGGACTGCCTACGAAATTCACATGGGTCAAACCCAGGCGATCGCTCCCGTGGAGTCGTTGTTGACCCTTCAGTCTGCAGGTCAGATCATTCCCGAGGGCATGCGTCAGGGTAAGGTGTGGGGCACCTATGTCCATGGGTTGTTTGAATCCGCGGTCTTACGACAGTCTCTCATTCAACAGTCCAGTATTCGTGGCTATATGCCTTCACCCCTATCCTGGCAAGATCATCAGCGCCAACTCTACGATCGCATGGCCGACTTGCTAGACAAGCATCTCGACCTCGAACCCATCCGCCGCTATTTGGCCCTGTAA